Proteins from one Comamonas flocculans genomic window:
- a CDS encoding MFS transporter, with the protein MNAPVSDGLPEPLRSGAMRVILLGLTLAVLDTSIVNLAQPDIARELQMNAAQSVWVVNAYQLAVLVSLLPLAAVGERIGYRRVYRAGMLLFALASIAAMAASSMGTLIAARALQGLGASGVMAVNSALVRLIYPAGRLGRGMALNSLVVAVSAMAGPTVSALILSVASWPWLFALNLPLGVLAWQRAGRVLPRNPASPTPPARFSVFDVLLNAAMFGLLFLGGSELTQRGSGPHAGPLAGWWLLGGGLVVGALHLSRQWRRTVPLFPVDLLRIPVFALSMASSVSAFCAQMLSFLALPFLLLQTYGHSHLQAGLLITAWPLATAIVAPIAGRLIGRYHSGLLGGLGMAVFACGLAALSFMPAHAANADVAWRLALAGAGFALFQSPNNHTIVSSAPLHRSGGASGMLGTARLTGQTLGAVILAAIFTLHPGHDGSAETLALLVAAGCALCAGVCSCLRVKA; encoded by the coding sequence ATGAACGCGCCCGTCAGCGACGGCCTGCCCGAGCCGCTACGCTCGGGCGCGATGCGCGTCATCCTGCTGGGCCTGACGCTGGCGGTGCTCGACACCAGCATCGTCAACCTGGCGCAGCCCGACATTGCCCGCGAGCTGCAGATGAACGCGGCGCAAAGCGTCTGGGTGGTCAACGCCTACCAGCTCGCGGTGCTGGTGTCGCTGCTGCCGCTGGCGGCCGTGGGCGAGCGCATCGGTTACCGGCGGGTGTACCGGGCGGGCATGCTGCTGTTCGCGCTGGCGTCGATCGCGGCGATGGCTGCCTCCAGCATGGGCACGCTGATCGCGGCGCGCGCGCTGCAGGGGCTGGGCGCCTCGGGCGTGATGGCGGTCAACTCGGCGCTGGTGCGCCTGATCTATCCCGCGGGCCGGCTGGGGCGGGGCATGGCGCTCAATTCGCTGGTGGTGGCCGTCTCTGCCATGGCCGGACCGACGGTCTCCGCGCTCATCCTCTCGGTAGCCAGCTGGCCCTGGCTGTTCGCGCTGAACCTGCCCCTGGGCGTGCTGGCCTGGCAGCGGGCCGGGCGGGTGCTGCCGCGCAACCCGGCGTCGCCCACGCCGCCCGCACGCTTTTCGGTGTTCGACGTGCTGCTCAACGCGGCGATGTTCGGGCTTCTGTTTCTCGGCGGCTCGGAGCTCACGCAGCGCGGCAGCGGCCCGCACGCCGGCCCGCTGGCCGGCTGGTGGCTGCTGGGCGGCGGGCTGGTCGTGGGTGCGCTGCACCTCAGTCGCCAGTGGCGCCGCACGGTGCCGCTGTTTCCGGTGGATCTGCTGCGCATACCGGTGTTCGCACTGTCCATGGCATCGTCCGTCAGCGCCTTCTGCGCCCAGATGCTGAGCTTCCTGGCGCTTCCGTTTCTATTGCTGCAGACGTATGGCCACAGCCATTTGCAGGCCGGTTTGCTCATTACCGCCTGGCCGCTGGCGACGGCCATCGTCGCGCCCATCGCGGGGCGCCTGATCGGCCGCTACCACAGCGGCCTGCTCGGCGGCCTGGGCATGGCGGTGTTCGCCTGCGGTCTGGCGGCGCTGTCCTTCATGCCCGCGCATGCAGCCAATGCCGACGTCGCCTGGCGCCTGGCCCTGGCCGGTGCGGGCTTTGCACTGTTTCAGTCGCCCAACAACCACACCATCGTCAGTTCGGCCCCGCTGCACCGCAGCGGGGGCGCCAGCGGCATGCTGGGCACGGCGCGCCTGACCGGGCAGACGCTGGGCGCCGTGATCCTGGCGGCGATCTTCACGCTGCATCCGGGCCACGACGGCAGCGCCGAGACCCTCGCGCTGCTGGTGGCCGCGGGCTGCGCGCTGTGCGCGGGGGTATGCAGCTGCCTGCGCGTGAAGGCCTGA
- a CDS encoding GspE/PulE family protein has protein sequence MSSAATPHPTRPRHHPQGPLHWRQVVDWLCEDGVISEDQAERTVERCASAESSQHPLVRLASVSMARASDGKVLDLDALTEFVAGRTGLPFLRIDPLKVNVGRVAEAMSASYAERHKILPVQISNTEIVVATAEPFITDWVVEIERQAKRGVRRVLSSPKDITRYTAEFYALAKSVRSVQKSGSSAAGSSFEQLVELGRANRQLDANDQGVVRVVDWLWQYAFDQRASDIHMEPRREQGVIRFRIDGVLHTVYQIPIGVLNAMVARIKLLGRMDVVEKRRPQDGRIKTRNPGGQEVEMRLSTLPTAFGEKMVMRIFDPDNTVKDLGALGFTAHDATRWEQLIGRPHGVILVTGPTGSGKTTTLYSTLKRVATEEVNVSTVEDPIEMIEPSFNQTQVQPQIDFTFAEGLRSLMRQDPDIIMVGEIRDLETAEMAIQAALTGHLVFSTLHTNDAPSAITRLMELGVPYYLINATLLGVLAQRLVRTLCTHCRRRERDADPAEIAEIIKPWKLSGGYRAYRPVGCIECRMTGFRGRMGIYELLTVTEALRGKISQSPSIDELRRQAVSDGMRQLRLAGALRAAEGATTIGEVVAATPPLQ, from the coding sequence ATGAGCTCCGCCGCCACCCCGCACCCGACCCGCCCCCGCCACCATCCGCAGGGCCCGCTGCACTGGCGCCAGGTGGTGGACTGGCTGTGCGAGGACGGCGTGATCTCGGAAGACCAGGCCGAGCGCACCGTGGAGCGCTGCGCCAGCGCCGAGAGCAGCCAGCACCCGCTGGTGCGCCTGGCGAGTGTGTCCATGGCGCGCGCCAGCGATGGCAAGGTGCTGGATCTGGATGCGCTGACCGAGTTCGTGGCCGGGCGCACCGGCCTGCCCTTTCTGCGCATAGACCCGCTCAAGGTCAACGTCGGGCGCGTGGCCGAGGCCATGAGCGCAAGCTACGCCGAACGCCACAAGATCCTGCCGGTGCAGATCTCCAACACCGAGATCGTCGTTGCCACGGCCGAGCCCTTCATCACCGATTGGGTGGTTGAAATTGAGCGCCAGGCCAAGCGCGGCGTGCGCCGGGTGCTATCAAGCCCGAAAGACATCACCCGTTACACCGCGGAGTTCTACGCTCTGGCCAAGTCGGTGCGTTCGGTGCAAAAAAGCGGCTCCAGCGCCGCCGGCAGCAGCTTCGAGCAGCTGGTGGAGCTGGGGCGCGCCAACCGCCAGCTCGACGCCAACGACCAGGGCGTGGTGCGCGTGGTCGATTGGCTCTGGCAGTACGCGTTCGATCAGCGCGCGAGCGACATCCACATGGAGCCGCGGCGCGAGCAGGGGGTGATCCGCTTTCGCATCGACGGCGTGCTGCACACGGTCTACCAGATTCCGATCGGCGTGCTCAACGCCATGGTGGCGCGCATCAAGCTGCTCGGGCGCATGGACGTGGTGGAAAAGCGCCGCCCGCAGGACGGGCGCATCAAGACGCGCAACCCCGGGGGGCAGGAGGTGGAAATGCGCCTCTCGACCCTGCCCACGGCCTTTGGCGAGAAGATGGTGATGCGCATCTTCGACCCGGACAACACCGTCAAGGACCTGGGCGCCCTGGGCTTCACCGCGCACGACGCGACGCGCTGGGAGCAGCTCATCGGCCGCCCGCACGGCGTGATCCTGGTCACCGGCCCCACGGGCTCGGGCAAGACCACCACGCTGTATTCCACGCTCAAGCGCGTGGCCACGGAGGAGGTGAACGTCAGCACCGTGGAAGACCCGATCGAGATGATCGAGCCGAGCTTCAACCAGACCCAGGTGCAGCCGCAGATCGACTTCACCTTTGCCGAGGGCCTGCGCTCGCTGATGCGCCAGGACCCGGACATCATCATGGTGGGCGAGATCCGCGACCTGGAAACCGCCGAGATGGCGATCCAGGCGGCGCTCACCGGCCACCTGGTGTTCTCCACGCTGCACACCAACGACGCACCCAGCGCCATCACACGGCTGATGGAGCTGGGCGTGCCCTACTACCTGATCAATGCGACGCTGCTGGGGGTGCTGGCGCAGCGCCTGGTACGCACCCTGTGCACGCACTGCCGCCGGCGCGAGCGCGACGCCGACCCGGCCGAGATTGCCGAGATCATCAAACCCTGGAAGCTCAGCGGCGGCTACCGCGCCTACCGCCCGGTGGGCTGCATCGAATGCCGCATGACCGGCTTTCGCGGGCGCATGGGCATCTACGAGCTGCTCACCGTGACCGAGGCGCTGCGCGGCAAGATCTCGCAAAGCCCCTCGATCGACGAGCTGCGCCGCCAGGCGGTGAGCGACGGCATGCGCCAGCTGCGCCTGGCCGGCGCACTGCGCGCCGCCGAAGGCGCGACCACGATAGGCGAGGTGGTGGCCGCCACGCCGCCGCTGCAATGA
- a CDS encoding DNA-deoxyinosine glycosylase, which translates to MLQGLAPLVAAHTRVLVLGSFPGVASLRAQQYYGHPQNQFWRLLAALWPRQPMPGPQDYAGRCAWVLARGLGIWDVYATCLREGSLDTSIRNARLNDFAGLRARLPQLAAIAHNGGESFSRARRVREDMGLASGSPVASLRLPSTSPANASWSFARKCAAWEQAFTQCGLL; encoded by the coding sequence ATGCTGCAAGGCCTGGCGCCGCTGGTCGCGGCGCACACCCGCGTGCTGGTGCTGGGCAGCTTTCCGGGCGTGGCGTCGCTGCGTGCGCAGCAGTACTACGGCCACCCGCAGAACCAGTTCTGGCGGCTGCTGGCCGCGCTCTGGCCGCGGCAGCCCATGCCCGGGCCGCAGGACTATGCGGGGCGCTGCGCCTGGGTGCTGGCGCGCGGCCTGGGCATCTGGGACGTGTACGCCACCTGCCTGCGCGAAGGCAGCCTGGACACCAGCATACGCAATGCCCGGCTCAACGATTTCGCCGGTCTGCGCGCGCGCCTGCCGCAGCTTGCGGCCATCGCGCACAACGGGGGCGAGAGCTTCTCGCGGGCGCGGCGCGTGCGTGAGGACATGGGTCTGGCCTCCGGTTCGCCCGTCGCCTCGCTGCGCCTGCCTTCCACCAGCCCGGCCAATGCCTCCTGGAGCTTCGCGCGCAAGTGCGCGGCCTGGGAGCAGGCCTTCACGCAATGCGGACTGCTCTGA
- a CDS encoding spermidine synthase gives MPRKPPIELPEVSISDDGELRHLHLGTPWIQGSMRVDAPFDIALEYVQRMMAWLLFVEPDSVPRRRAMQLGLGAGAITKFCCKRLRMHATAVELNPQVVHVCRSWFKLPPDGARLSVVQGDAGEVIRDPRYLANVDALAVDMYDDDAAAPVLDSADFYRDCRAVLTDDGCMTVNLFGRSSRYEESLARICEAFGAQAVWAFRPTREGNTVVLAQRHASRPRRALLLQRAQVVEERWGLVARKWLRTLKPVAP, from the coding sequence ATGCCACGCAAACCCCCGATCGAACTGCCCGAGGTCAGCATCTCCGACGATGGCGAGCTGCGCCACCTGCATCTGGGCACACCCTGGATCCAGGGTTCGATGCGCGTGGACGCGCCCTTCGACATCGCGCTCGAATACGTGCAGCGCATGATGGCCTGGCTGCTGTTCGTCGAGCCCGACAGCGTGCCCCGGCGCCGCGCGATGCAGCTCGGGCTGGGGGCCGGGGCCATCACCAAGTTCTGCTGCAAGCGCCTGCGCATGCATGCCACCGCGGTGGAGCTCAACCCGCAGGTGGTGCATGTGTGCCGCAGCTGGTTCAAGCTGCCGCCCGACGGCGCGCGGCTTTCGGTGGTGCAGGGCGACGCGGGCGAGGTGATCCGCGATCCGCGGTATCTCGCGAACGTCGACGCGCTGGCGGTGGACATGTACGACGACGACGCGGCCGCGCCGGTTCTCGACAGTGCGGACTTCTACCGCGACTGCCGCGCCGTGCTGACCGACGACGGCTGCATGACGGTCAACCTGTTCGGGCGCAGCAGCCGCTACGAGGAGAGCCTGGCGCGCATCTGCGAGGCCTTCGGCGCGCAGGCCGTCTGGGCCTTCCGGCCCACGCGCGAAGGCAATACCGTGGTGCTGGCCCAGCGCCACGCGAGCCGGCCCCGGCGGGCATTGCTGCTGCAGCGCGCCCAGGTGGTGGAAGAGCGCTGGGGCCTGGTGGCGCGCAAATGGCTGCGCACCCTCAAGCCCGTGGCGCCGTGA
- a CDS encoding DUF3422 family protein — MTAPTAPPSHSQRALLHEEIHARPPQPVTAPQAISHVVMWADAPERDASRAHLAALLQQRGLAAPPAGATHWRADLGSLRVVCEMHTEFVSWTFATALAPEGLGQEPPAAALGAVPGEWLAGLPGQCLCRLDLWVLDRHSHADGRLVAQVLQEGTLVASCVAGGQAEVYTDFALRADGSSRMVLLAGSLSPRRLGRAVQRLLEMETYRMTALLGLPLARDAAGALARAERELAQLAEAIRLADRDAEPRLLDELTRLAGQVESLYAATHARFSASSAYFDLVAQRIRELGETPLAGLQTLGDFMDRRLSPARNTCEWAVRRQNALSERVSRTSNLLRTRVEIAQQQSSQQLLAAMNRRQDMQLRLQSTVEGLSVAAITYYVVGLISYLAQGAQALGWPWSAPATAAAAIPVVALAVWWSLRRMHHRLFRNLH; from the coding sequence ATGACCGCACCCACCGCGCCGCCTTCGCATTCCCAGCGTGCGCTGCTGCACGAGGAGATCCATGCACGCCCGCCGCAGCCGGTCACCGCGCCGCAGGCGATCAGCCATGTGGTGATGTGGGCCGACGCGCCCGAGCGCGATGCGAGCCGCGCCCATCTGGCGGCGCTGCTGCAACAGCGCGGCCTGGCTGCGCCACCGGCGGGTGCGACGCATTGGCGCGCCGACCTGGGGTCCTTGCGCGTGGTCTGCGAGATGCATACCGAGTTCGTCTCCTGGACCTTCGCCACCGCGCTGGCGCCCGAAGGCCTTGGCCAGGAGCCGCCCGCAGCCGCCCTGGGCGCAGTGCCGGGCGAGTGGCTCGCCGGCCTGCCCGGGCAGTGCCTGTGCCGGCTCGACCTGTGGGTGCTGGACAGGCACAGCCACGCGGACGGGCGGCTGGTGGCGCAGGTGCTGCAGGAAGGCACGCTGGTGGCGTCTTGCGTGGCCGGGGGACAGGCCGAGGTCTACACCGACTTCGCGCTGCGCGCCGACGGCAGCTCGCGCATGGTGTTGCTGGCGGGCAGCCTGTCGCCGCGGCGCCTGGGGCGCGCGGTGCAGCGCCTGCTGGAGATGGAAACCTACCGCATGACCGCGCTGCTGGGCTTGCCGCTGGCGCGCGATGCGGCCGGCGCGCTGGCGCGGGCCGAGCGCGAGCTGGCGCAACTTGCTGAAGCCATCCGCCTGGCCGACCGCGACGCCGAGCCCCGGCTGCTCGACGAGCTCACGCGCCTGGCCGGGCAGGTGGAGAGCCTGTATGCCGCCACGCATGCGCGTTTCTCGGCCAGCAGCGCCTACTTCGACCTGGTGGCGCAGCGCATTCGCGAGCTTGGCGAGACGCCGCTGGCGGGCCTGCAGACCCTGGGCGACTTCATGGACCGGCGCCTGAGCCCGGCGCGCAACACCTGCGAATGGGCGGTGCGCCGCCAGAACGCGCTGTCCGAGCGCGTCTCGCGCACCAGCAACCTGCTGCGCACGCGCGTGGAGATCGCCCAGCAGCAGAGCAGCCAGCAGCTGCTCGCGGCGATGAACCGGCGCCAGGACATGCAGCTGCGCCTGCAGTCCACGGTGGAAGGGCTGTCGGTGGCCGCCATCACCTACTACGTCGTCGGCCTGATCAGCTACCTGGCCCAGGGCGCGCAGGCGCTGGGCTGGCCCTGGAGTGCGCCGGCGACGGCGGCTGCGGCCATTCCCGTGGTCGCGCTGGCGGTCTGGTGGTCGCTCAGGCGCATGCATCATCGGCTCTTCAGGAATTTGCATTGA
- a CDS encoding tripartite tricarboxylate transporter TctB family protein, with protein sequence MKIKNEKDFFAGLLFLVLGTGYAWGATSYPLGSAARMGPGYFPLLVGVLLALLGVLIMFKALVIETEGGGRVGAWAWRPLFFILGGNLLFGLLLVGLPAWHVPGMGLMVAIYALVLVAGMASREYRLRDALVLATVLAAGCYLVFVQALNMHLPVWPQFLTG encoded by the coding sequence GTGAAGATCAAGAACGAAAAGGACTTCTTCGCCGGGTTGCTGTTTCTGGTGCTGGGCACGGGCTACGCCTGGGGCGCCACCAGCTATCCCCTGGGCAGCGCGGCGCGCATGGGTCCGGGCTACTTTCCCCTGCTGGTGGGCGTGCTGCTGGCGCTGCTGGGCGTGCTCATCATGTTCAAGGCGCTGGTGATCGAGACCGAAGGCGGCGGGCGCGTCGGTGCCTGGGCCTGGCGCCCGCTGTTCTTCATACTGGGCGGCAACCTGCTGTTCGGGCTGCTGCTCGTGGGCCTGCCCGCCTGGCATGTCCCCGGCATGGGGCTGATGGTGGCGATCTATGCGCTGGTGCTGGTGGCCGGCATGGCCAGCCGCGAATACCGGCTGCGCGACGCCCTGGTGCTGGCCACGGTGCTGGCCGCCGGCTGCTACCTGGTCTTCGTGCAGGCGCTGAACATGCACCTGCCGGTCTGGCCGCAATTCCTCACGGGCTGA
- a CDS encoding multidrug effflux MFS transporter has translation MPFSAYFRMALVLGLLSAIGPFAIDMYLPALPDIGQSLHAGVGPVQWSLTSFFLALGIGQVAYGPLSDMFGRKPPLYFGLALFVATSVACALASDIGALVLLRFLQGLGAAAGTVIPRAVVRDLHTGNEAARLMALLMLVFSVSPLLAPLAGSGVIALVGWRGVFWAVALLGVAGVLVVHRALPETLSPAQRRRGTLAGATQAYWTLLRDARYLGLVGIGSFTMAGFFVFLAGSPFVFINHYGLTPVQYSLAFSANAAAFFVTAQFTARLGRRFGLERVTVWAASGAGLALVLLLACFLLGADGMWVLVILYFIASGCMGLVIPTTAVLALDDHGPIAGTASALMGTLQMLVGTVAMALAGLFSSGSPLPMVAGMATGALIGVALTWATFGRRRGPARAP, from the coding sequence ATGCCCTTTTCCGCCTACTTTCGCATGGCCCTGGTGCTGGGCCTGCTCTCGGCCATAGGGCCGTTCGCCATCGACATGTACCTGCCGGCGCTGCCGGACATAGGCCAGAGCCTGCACGCCGGGGTCGGCCCGGTGCAATGGAGTCTGACCTCCTTCTTCCTCGCCCTCGGCATCGGGCAGGTGGCGTACGGGCCGCTGTCGGACATGTTCGGGCGCAAGCCGCCGCTGTACTTCGGGCTGGCGCTGTTCGTTGCCACCAGCGTGGCCTGCGCGCTGGCCAGCGACATCGGGGCGCTGGTGCTGCTGCGCTTCCTGCAGGGGCTGGGGGCGGCGGCCGGCACGGTGATTCCGCGCGCCGTGGTGCGCGATCTGCATACCGGCAACGAGGCCGCGCGCCTGATGGCGCTGCTGATGCTGGTGTTCAGCGTCTCGCCGCTGCTCGCGCCGCTGGCCGGCAGCGGCGTGATCGCGCTGGTCGGCTGGCGCGGCGTGTTCTGGGCGGTGGCCTTGCTCGGCGTGGCGGGCGTGCTGGTGGTGCACCGCGCCCTGCCCGAGACGCTTTCGCCCGCGCAGCGGCGCCGCGGCACACTGGCGGGCGCCACCCAGGCTTATTGGACGCTGCTGCGCGATGCGCGCTACCTGGGGCTGGTGGGCATAGGCAGCTTCACCATGGCGGGGTTCTTCGTCTTCCTGGCGGGCTCGCCCTTCGTCTTCATCAACCACTACGGCCTCACACCGGTGCAGTACAGCCTGGCCTTTTCGGCCAACGCGGCCGCCTTCTTCGTCACCGCCCAGTTCACCGCCCGCCTGGGGCGGCGCTTCGGGCTCGAGCGCGTCACCGTCTGGGCCGCCAGCGGCGCCGGTCTGGCGCTGGTGCTGCTGCTCGCCTGCTTCCTGCTGGGCGCCGACGGCATGTGGGTGCTGGTGATCCTGTATTTCATTGCCAGCGGCTGCATGGGGCTGGTGATACCCACCACCGCGGTGCTGGCGCTCGATGACCACGGACCCATCGCCGGCACCGCCTCCGCGCTGATGGGCACGCTGCAGATGCTCGTCGGCACCGTGGCGATGGCGCTGGCCGGGCTGTTTTCCAGCGGCAGCCCGCTGCCCATGGTGGCGGGCATGGCGACGGGCGCGTTGATCGGCGTGGCGCTCACCTGGGCCACCTTCGGACGCCGGCGGGGGCCGGCGCGCGCGCCATGA
- a CDS encoding DUF1566 domain-containing protein, with protein sequence MQMHTPLRRLAAAGAALQMSLALAQGGAPAPAPPASPWAVSADGALVVDTRSHLAWERCVVGMRWDGRGCRGRAQLLTFSEAKALATERWKAEGVRWRLPRVPELRRLVQRGGAQQGVDPNLFPDAPGGLHWSGTSSVNARVVNPYAYDNVMRGGQGGDTLRVRSAWAVDMDSAQGHGDVPHASALVVRLVRPAPRER encoded by the coding sequence ATGCAGATGCACACCCCCTTGCGCCGGCTGGCGGCGGCCGGCGCAGCCTTGCAGATGTCCCTCGCCCTGGCGCAGGGCGGCGCGCCCGCGCCCGCGCCGCCCGCGTCGCCCTGGGCGGTGTCCGCCGATGGCGCGCTGGTGGTGGACACGCGCTCGCACCTGGCGTGGGAGCGCTGCGTCGTCGGCATGCGCTGGGACGGGCGGGGCTGTCGCGGGCGCGCGCAGCTGCTGACCTTTTCCGAAGCCAAGGCGCTGGCGACCGAACGCTGGAAGGCCGAGGGCGTGCGCTGGCGCCTGCCGCGCGTGCCCGAGCTGCGCCGGCTGGTGCAGCGCGGCGGCGCGCAGCAGGGCGTGGACCCGAACTTGTTCCCCGATGCCCCCGGCGGCCTGCACTGGAGCGGCACGAGCAGCGTGAACGCCCGTGTCGTCAACCCCTACGCCTACGACAACGTGATGCGCGGCGGCCAGGGCGGCGACACCCTGCGGGTGCGCAGCGCCTGGGCGGTGGACATGGACAGTGCCCAGGGCCATGGCGATGTGCCGCATGCCAGCGCCCTGGTGGTGCGGCTGGTGCGGCCTGCGCCGCGGGAGCGCTGA
- a CDS encoding tripartite tricarboxylate transporter permease, whose product MELLDHLILGFGVAFTWQNLVYCFVGCFLGTLIGVLPGIGPLATIAMLLPVTYALPPVAALIMLAGIYYGAQYGGSTTAILVNLPGEVSSVVTTIDGYQMARRGRAGPALASAAIGSFFAGCVGTVVLAAFAPPLTELAFKFGPAEYFSLMVLGLIGAVVLASGSLLKAIGMIVLGLMLGLVGTDVNSGTVRFALDIPDLIDGIDFVPIAMGIFGYGEIIANLSRPAEHREVFAAKVSGLMPKAEDFRRMLPAMLRGTALGSVLGILPGGGAVLSSFASYTLEKKTRLGEGELPFGEGNIRGVAGPESANNAGAQTSFIPMLTLGIPPNPVMALMIGAMTIHNIQPGPQVMSSNPELFWGLVASMWIGNLMLVVLNLPLVGIWIKLLTVPYRWLFPSIVLFCALGVYTNNNNQFDIWMVALFGLVGYVFHKLELEAAPLLLGLILGPMMEEYLRRALLLSRGDWSVLFTRPLSAGLLIASALMVALVLLPAVSRKREEAFIEE is encoded by the coding sequence ATGGAACTGCTCGACCACCTGATCCTGGGCTTTGGCGTTGCCTTCACCTGGCAGAACCTGGTGTACTGCTTCGTCGGCTGCTTTCTGGGTACCTTGATCGGCGTGCTGCCCGGCATAGGGCCGCTGGCCACCATCGCGATGCTGCTGCCGGTGACTTACGCGCTGCCGCCGGTGGCGGCGCTCATCATGCTCGCCGGCATCTACTACGGCGCACAGTACGGCGGCTCCACCACGGCCATCCTGGTGAACCTGCCGGGCGAGGTGTCCTCGGTGGTGACCACCATCGACGGCTACCAGATGGCGCGCCGGGGCAGGGCGGGGCCGGCGCTGGCCTCCGCGGCCATCGGCTCGTTCTTTGCGGGCTGCGTGGGCACGGTGGTGCTGGCGGCGTTTGCGCCGCCGCTGACCGAGCTGGCCTTCAAGTTCGGCCCGGCGGAGTATTTCTCGCTCATGGTGCTCGGCCTGATCGGCGCGGTGGTGCTGGCCTCGGGCTCGCTGCTCAAGGCCATCGGCATGATCGTGCTCGGGCTGATGCTGGGCCTGGTGGGGACCGACGTGAATTCGGGCACGGTGCGCTTTGCGCTGGACATCCCCGACCTGATCGACGGCATCGACTTCGTGCCGATCGCCATGGGCATCTTCGGCTATGGCGAGATCATCGCCAACCTCTCGCGCCCGGCCGAGCACCGCGAGGTGTTTGCCGCCAAGGTCTCGGGCCTCATGCCCAAGGCCGAGGACTTCCGGCGCATGCTGCCCGCGATGCTGCGCGGCACGGCGCTCGGCTCGGTGCTGGGCATCCTGCCCGGGGGCGGGGCGGTGCTGTCTTCCTTCGCCTCCTACACGCTGGAAAAGAAGACGCGCCTCGGCGAGGGCGAACTGCCGTTTGGCGAGGGCAACATCCGCGGCGTGGCGGGGCCCGAATCGGCCAACAACGCGGGAGCGCAGACCTCCTTCATTCCGATGCTGACCCTGGGCATCCCGCCGAATCCGGTGATGGCACTGATGATCGGTGCAATGACCATCCACAACATCCAGCCCGGCCCGCAGGTGATGAGCAGCAACCCCGAGCTGTTCTGGGGGCTGGTGGCCTCGATGTGGATAGGCAACCTGATGCTCGTCGTGCTCAACCTGCCGCTCGTGGGCATCTGGATCAAGCTGCTCACCGTGCCCTACCGCTGGCTGTTTCCCTCCATCGTGCTGTTTTGCGCGCTCGGGGTCTACACCAACAACAACAACCAGTTCGACATCTGGATGGTGGCGCTCTTCGGCCTGGTGGGCTACGTGTTTCACAAGCTGGAGCTCGAGGCCGCGCCGCTGCTGCTCGGCCTGATCCTCGGCCCGATGATGGAGGAATACCTGCGCCGCGCGCTGCTGCTCTCGCGCGGTGACTGGAGCGTGCTCTTCACCCGGCCGCTGTCCGCGGGGCTGTTGATCGCCTCGGCGCTGATGGTGGCGCTGGTGCTGCTGCCGGCCGTCAGCAGGAAGCGTGAAGAGGCCTTCATCGAAGAGTAG
- a CDS encoding DMT family transporter, translated as MKPAQTQVGQAQTAPESAAHGLVLAALGAVAFSGKAIIVKLAYRYGVDAVTLLMYRMLFALPIFLVMAWWAGRGQPRLSARDWRGIIGLGVCGYYLASFLDFAGLAYITAGLERLILYLNPTIVMLLGWLLYGERMGRGQMLAMLLSYCGVVLVFGMEAMSGGNPGGHIAWGVLLVFGSALSYAFYLVYSGAMVRRVGALRLVGLATSVASVCCVLQFLLARPLSAALVAPEVIWLSLLNATACTAAPVLMVMLAIERIGAALTAQTGMLGPLSTIVLAAWLLGEAITPSMIAGTTLVLAGIYLFTRAGRAR; from the coding sequence TTGAAACCGGCTCAAACGCAGGTGGGACAAGCGCAAACAGCTCCTGAAAGCGCAGCGCACGGCCTCGTGCTCGCGGCGCTGGGCGCGGTCGCGTTCAGCGGCAAGGCCATCATCGTCAAGCTCGCCTACCGCTACGGCGTCGATGCGGTCACGCTGCTGATGTACCGCATGTTGTTCGCCCTGCCCATCTTTCTCGTCATGGCCTGGTGGGCCGGGCGCGGTCAGCCGCGCCTGTCGGCGCGCGACTGGCGCGGCATCATCGGGCTCGGGGTGTGCGGCTACTACCTGGCGAGCTTTCTGGATTTTGCCGGGCTGGCCTACATCACCGCCGGGCTGGAGCGGCTCATCCTCTACCTCAACCCCACCATCGTGATGCTGCTCGGCTGGCTGCTCTATGGCGAGCGCATGGGCCGCGGCCAGATGCTTGCCATGCTGCTGAGCTATTGCGGCGTGGTGCTGGTCTTCGGCATGGAGGCAATGTCGGGCGGCAACCCGGGCGGGCATATCGCCTGGGGCGTGCTGCTGGTGTTCGGCAGCGCCTTGAGCTATGCCTTCTATCTGGTCTACAGCGGCGCCATGGTGCGCCGCGTGGGCGCGCTGCGCCTGGTCGGCCTGGCCACCAGCGTGGCCAGTGTCTGCTGCGTGCTGCAGTTCCTGCTGGCGAGGCCGCTGTCGGCGGCGCTGGTGGCGCCCGAGGTGATCTGGCTTTCGCTGCTCAATGCCACCGCCTGCACCGCCGCGCCGGTGCTCATGGTGATGCTGGCGATAGAGCGCATCGGCGCGGCGCTGACGGCGCAGACCGGCATGCTCGGGCCGCTGTCCACCATCGTGCTCGCGGCCTGGCTGCTGGGCGAAGCGATCACGCCCTCGATGATCGCGGGCACCACCCTGGTGCTGGCCGGCATTTACCTTTTCACGCGCGCCGGCAGGGCGCGCTAG